In Corylus avellana chromosome ca2, CavTom2PMs-1.0, the following proteins share a genomic window:
- the LOC132171730 gene encoding (-)-kolavenyl diphosphate synthase TPS28, chloroplastic-like isoform X2, producing the protein MLGSMEDGEISISAYDTAWVALVEDIHGSGLPQFPSSLQWIAKNQLPDGSWGDSHIFFSYDRIINTLACVIALKSWNIHPEKYEKGISFLKEKICKLEYENAEHMPIGFEVAFPSLLEIARSLKIEVADDSPVLQEIYAKRNIKLTRIPRDMMHKVPTTLLFSLEGMPGLEWEKLLNLQSQDGSFLFSPSSTAFALMQTKDDNCLTYLKNAVHRFNGGVPNVYPVDLFERMWAADRLQRLGISRYFQPEIKQCINYVYRYWTAEGICWARNSKVYDVDDTAMGFRLLRLHGHKVSADVFQHFRKGVDFFCCARQSTQAVTGMFNLYRASQVVFPGEKILEDAKHFAFNFLREKQTANELFDKWIIMKDLPSEVGYALEVPWYASLPRVETRFYIEQYGGGDDVWIGKTLYRMPYVNNKTYLELAKLDYNNCQASHRMEWESIQKWYSDCNLGDFGLSKKTLLFAYFLAAASIFEPERSNERLAWVKTTALVEAITSYFDEDEMRRAFLHEFKNNADPRDCINRRSNTNKGGGLGLVGTLLQTLNYLSFEALVSHAQDISHPLRRSWEKWLVKWHREGDRHKGEAELVAHMINLTAGRSAKEELLSHPQYLRLSDQINRLYYQLCFYQNNKQVYNNHGSHSSCDDSITNPDIESNMQELVQLVLQNSSDDDIDSETKHTFLAIAKSFYYAAYCDQGTINFHIAKVLFERVV; encoded by the exons ATGTTGGGCTCCATGGAAGATGGAGAAATAAGCATTTCAGCTTATGACACAGCGTGGGTTGCTCTTGTTGAAGACATTCATGGAAGTGGCCTTCCTCAGTTCCCATCTAGTCTTCAATGGATCGCCAAAAACCAGCTTCCCGATGGTTCATGGGGCGacagtcatattttttttagttatgatCGGATAATCAACACTTTAGCCTGTGTTATTGCCTTAAAATCATGGAATATTCATCCTGAAAAGTACGAAAAAg ggatttcatttttgaaagagaaaatatgtaAGCTGGAATACGAGAACGCAGAGCACATGCCCATTGGATTTGAAGTTGCTTTCCCCTCACTACTCGAAATAGCTCGAAGTTTGAAAATTGAAGTAGCTGATGATTCCCCTGTGTTGCAAGAGATATATGCAAAGAGAAACATAAAGCTAACGAG GATACCAAGAGACATGATGCACAAAGTGCCCACAACACTACTCTTTAGCTTGGAAGGGATGCCAGGGCTGGAGTGGGAAAAGCTTCTTAATCTGCAGTCCCAAGATGGGTCTTTCTTGTTCTCTCCATCATCCACTGCCTTTGCACTCATGCAGACCAAAGACGATAACTGCctcacttatttaaaaaatgcgGTCCACAGGTTTAATGGTGGAG TACCCAACGTGTACCCGGTGGATTTGTTCGAACGCATGTGGGCTGCCGATCGTTTGCAGCGCCTTGGAATCTCGAGATATTTTCAGCCAGAGATTAAGCAATGCATTAATTATGTTTACAG ATATTGGACTGCTGAGGGGATTTGCTGGGCGAGAAATTCAAAGGTTTATGATGTTGATGATACGGCCATGGGATTCAGGCTACTAAGATTGCATGGCCATAAGGTTTCCGCTG ATGTGTTTCAACACTTTCGGAAAGGAGTCGACTTCTTCTGCTGTGCCAGACAGTCGACACAGGCCGTCACCGGAATGTTCAACCTGTACAGGGCTTCTCAGGTGGTCTTTCCGGGAGAGAAGATCCTTGAGGATGCAAAGCACTTCGCATTCAACTTCCTAAGAGAAAAACAAACTGCTAATGAACTCTTTGACAAATGGATCATAATGAAGGACTTGCCTagtgag GTAGGCTATGCCCTGGAAGTCCCCTGGTATGCAAGCTTACCTCGTGTGGAGACAAGATTCTACATAGAGCAATATGGTGGTGGCGATGATGTTTGGATTGGGAAGACCCTCTACag GATGCCCTATGTCAACAATAAAACGTATCTGGAGCTAGCAAAACTAGACTACAACAACTGCCAAGCCTCTCATCGGATGGAGTGGGAGAGCATTCAAAA GTGGTACTCAGACTGTAATCTTGGAGACTTTGGATTGAGCAAAAAAACCCTgctgtttgcttattttttgGCGGCAGCCAGTATTTTCGAACCGGAAAGATCCAATGAACGACTTGCATGGGTGAAAACGACGGCGTTGGTGGAGGCAATCACGTCGTACTTTGACGAGGACGAAATGAGGAGAGCCTTTCTACATGAATTCAAGAACAACGCTGATCCACGGGACTGCATAAACAGAAG GTCAAATACGAACAAGGGTGGAGGGCTCGGACTGGTGGGGACCTTGCTTCAAACCCTAAACTATCTCTCATTTGAGGCTCTGGTTTCTCACGCTCAAGATATTAGCCACCCTTTACGACGATCG tgggaaAAGTGGTTGGTGAAGTGGCATAGGGAAGGCGATAGGCACAAAGGAGAGGCAGAGTTGGTAGCGCATATGATAAATCTCACCGCTGGCCGCTCGGCTAAGGAGGAGCTTTTGTCCCATCCTCAATATCTGCGACTGTCCGACCAAATCAACAGATTATACTATCAACTTTGTTTTTACCAAAACAACAAG CAGGTATACAACAACCATGGCAGTCACTCTTCATGTGATGACAGCATCACAAACCCCGACATAGAATCCAACATGCAAGAACTTGTCCAGTTGGTGCTCCAGAACTCCTCAGATGACGATATTGATTCTGAAACCAAGCATACATTTCTTGCAATAGcaaaaagtttttattatgCAGCCTATTGTGATCAAGGGACTATCAACTTCCACATTGCCAAAGTACTATTTGAAAGAGTAGTTTGA
- the LOC132171730 gene encoding (-)-kolavenyl diphosphate synthase TPS28, chloroplastic-like isoform X1, protein MLGSMEDGEISISAYDTAWVALVEDIHGSGLPQFPSSLQWIAKNQLPDGSWGDSHIFFSYDRIINTLACVIALKSWNIHPEKYEKGISFLKEKICKLEYENAEHMPIGFEVAFPSLLEIARSLKIEVADDSPVLQEIYAKRNIKLTRIPRDMMHKVPTTLLFSLEGMPGLEWEKLLNLQSQDGSFLFSPSSTAFALMQTKDDNCLTYLKNAVHRFNGGVPNVYPVDLFERMWAADRLQRLGISRYFQPEIKQCINYVYRYWTAEGICWARNSKVYDVDDTAMGFRLLRLHGHKVSADVFQHFRKGVDFFCCARQSTQAVTGMFNLYRASQVVFPGEKILEDAKHFAFNFLREKQTANELFDKWIIMKDLPSEVGYALEVPWYASLPRVETRFYIEQYGGGDDVWIGKTLYRMPYVNNKTYLELAKLDYNNCQASHRMEWESIQKWYSDCNLGDFGLSKKTLLFAYFLAAASIFEPERSNERLAWVKTTALVEAITSYFDEDEMRRAFLHEFKNNADPRDCINRRRSNTNKGGGLGLVGTLLQTLNYLSFEALVSHAQDISHPLRRSWEKWLVKWHREGDRHKGEAELVAHMINLTAGRSAKEELLSHPQYLRLSDQINRLYYQLCFYQNNKQVYNNHGSHSSCDDSITNPDIESNMQELVQLVLQNSSDDDIDSETKHTFLAIAKSFYYAAYCDQGTINFHIAKVLFERVV, encoded by the exons ATGTTGGGCTCCATGGAAGATGGAGAAATAAGCATTTCAGCTTATGACACAGCGTGGGTTGCTCTTGTTGAAGACATTCATGGAAGTGGCCTTCCTCAGTTCCCATCTAGTCTTCAATGGATCGCCAAAAACCAGCTTCCCGATGGTTCATGGGGCGacagtcatattttttttagttatgatCGGATAATCAACACTTTAGCCTGTGTTATTGCCTTAAAATCATGGAATATTCATCCTGAAAAGTACGAAAAAg ggatttcatttttgaaagagaaaatatgtaAGCTGGAATACGAGAACGCAGAGCACATGCCCATTGGATTTGAAGTTGCTTTCCCCTCACTACTCGAAATAGCTCGAAGTTTGAAAATTGAAGTAGCTGATGATTCCCCTGTGTTGCAAGAGATATATGCAAAGAGAAACATAAAGCTAACGAG GATACCAAGAGACATGATGCACAAAGTGCCCACAACACTACTCTTTAGCTTGGAAGGGATGCCAGGGCTGGAGTGGGAAAAGCTTCTTAATCTGCAGTCCCAAGATGGGTCTTTCTTGTTCTCTCCATCATCCACTGCCTTTGCACTCATGCAGACCAAAGACGATAACTGCctcacttatttaaaaaatgcgGTCCACAGGTTTAATGGTGGAG TACCCAACGTGTACCCGGTGGATTTGTTCGAACGCATGTGGGCTGCCGATCGTTTGCAGCGCCTTGGAATCTCGAGATATTTTCAGCCAGAGATTAAGCAATGCATTAATTATGTTTACAG ATATTGGACTGCTGAGGGGATTTGCTGGGCGAGAAATTCAAAGGTTTATGATGTTGATGATACGGCCATGGGATTCAGGCTACTAAGATTGCATGGCCATAAGGTTTCCGCTG ATGTGTTTCAACACTTTCGGAAAGGAGTCGACTTCTTCTGCTGTGCCAGACAGTCGACACAGGCCGTCACCGGAATGTTCAACCTGTACAGGGCTTCTCAGGTGGTCTTTCCGGGAGAGAAGATCCTTGAGGATGCAAAGCACTTCGCATTCAACTTCCTAAGAGAAAAACAAACTGCTAATGAACTCTTTGACAAATGGATCATAATGAAGGACTTGCCTagtgag GTAGGCTATGCCCTGGAAGTCCCCTGGTATGCAAGCTTACCTCGTGTGGAGACAAGATTCTACATAGAGCAATATGGTGGTGGCGATGATGTTTGGATTGGGAAGACCCTCTACag GATGCCCTATGTCAACAATAAAACGTATCTGGAGCTAGCAAAACTAGACTACAACAACTGCCAAGCCTCTCATCGGATGGAGTGGGAGAGCATTCAAAA GTGGTACTCAGACTGTAATCTTGGAGACTTTGGATTGAGCAAAAAAACCCTgctgtttgcttattttttgGCGGCAGCCAGTATTTTCGAACCGGAAAGATCCAATGAACGACTTGCATGGGTGAAAACGACGGCGTTGGTGGAGGCAATCACGTCGTACTTTGACGAGGACGAAATGAGGAGAGCCTTTCTACATGAATTCAAGAACAACGCTGATCCACGGGACTGCATAAACAGAAG AAGGTCAAATACGAACAAGGGTGGAGGGCTCGGACTGGTGGGGACCTTGCTTCAAACCCTAAACTATCTCTCATTTGAGGCTCTGGTTTCTCACGCTCAAGATATTAGCCACCCTTTACGACGATCG tgggaaAAGTGGTTGGTGAAGTGGCATAGGGAAGGCGATAGGCACAAAGGAGAGGCAGAGTTGGTAGCGCATATGATAAATCTCACCGCTGGCCGCTCGGCTAAGGAGGAGCTTTTGTCCCATCCTCAATATCTGCGACTGTCCGACCAAATCAACAGATTATACTATCAACTTTGTTTTTACCAAAACAACAAG CAGGTATACAACAACCATGGCAGTCACTCTTCATGTGATGACAGCATCACAAACCCCGACATAGAATCCAACATGCAAGAACTTGTCCAGTTGGTGCTCCAGAACTCCTCAGATGACGATATTGATTCTGAAACCAAGCATACATTTCTTGCAATAGcaaaaagtttttattatgCAGCCTATTGTGATCAAGGGACTATCAACTTCCACATTGCCAAAGTACTATTTGAAAGAGTAGTTTGA
- the LOC132171730 gene encoding ent-copalyl diphosphate synthase 1-like isoform X3, with amino-acid sequence MSHLSNLLHLSPTLPLGVPPPSSLSLEGVWSFGAKDKRVNSDSRFGCSAISKPRIQEACFENGLLVLKGPEIVEDDIEREALKQINVSTSNYINERVEYIKSMLGSMEDGEISISAYDTAWVALVEDIHGSGLPQFPSSLQWIAKNQLPDGSWGDSHIFFSYDRIINTLACVIALKSWNIHPEKYEKGISFLKEKICKLEYENAEHMPIGFEVAFPSLLEIARSLKIEVADDSPVLQEIYAKRNIKLTRIPRDMMHKVPTTLLFSLEGMPGLEWEKLLNLQSQDGSFLFSPSSTAFALMQTKDDNCLTYLKNAVHRFNGGVPNVYPVDLFERMWAADRLQRLGISRYFQPEIKQCINYVYRYWTAEGICWARNSKVYDVDDTAMGFRLLRLHGHKVSADVFQHFRKGVDFFCCARQSTQAVTGMFNLYRASQVVFPGEKILEDAKHFAFNFLREKQTANELFDKWIIMKDLPSEVGYALEVPWYASLPRVETRFYIEQYGGGDDVWIGKTLYRMPYVNNKTYLELAKLDYNNCQASHRMEWESIQKWYSDCNLGDFGLSKKTLLFAYFLAAASIFEPERSNERLAWVKTTALVEAITSYFDEDEMRRAFLHEFKNNADPRDCINRRRSNTNKGGGLGLVGTLLQTLNYLSFEALVSHAQDISHPLRRSWEKWLVKWHREGDRHKGEAELVAHMINLTAGRSAKEELLSHPQYLRLSDQINRLYYQLCFYQNNKVYNNHGSHSSCDDSITNPDIESNMQELVQLVLQNSSDDDIDSETKHTFLAIAKSFYYAAYCDQGTINFHIAKVLFERVV; translated from the exons atgTCTCATCTATCTAACCTTCTCCACCTCTCTCCTACACTTCCCCTTGGCGTTCCACCACCATCTTCCTTGTCCCTCGAGG GTGTCTGGTCATTCGGGGCTAAAGACAAACGAGTTAACTCTGATTCTCGCTTTGGATGCAGCGCTATATCCAAGCCTCGCattcaag AGGCATGTTTTGAAAATGGTCTGCTAGTCTTAAAGGGGCCTGAGATTGTGGAGGATGACATAGAGAGGGAAGCTCTGAAG CAAATAAATGTTTCCACGTCAAATTATATAAACGAACGTGTCGAGTACATCAAATCGATGTTGGGCTCCATGGAAGATGGAGAAATAAGCATTTCAGCTTATGACACAGCGTGGGTTGCTCTTGTTGAAGACATTCATGGAAGTGGCCTTCCTCAGTTCCCATCTAGTCTTCAATGGATCGCCAAAAACCAGCTTCCCGATGGTTCATGGGGCGacagtcatattttttttagttatgatCGGATAATCAACACTTTAGCCTGTGTTATTGCCTTAAAATCATGGAATATTCATCCTGAAAAGTACGAAAAAg ggatttcatttttgaaagagaaaatatgtaAGCTGGAATACGAGAACGCAGAGCACATGCCCATTGGATTTGAAGTTGCTTTCCCCTCACTACTCGAAATAGCTCGAAGTTTGAAAATTGAAGTAGCTGATGATTCCCCTGTGTTGCAAGAGATATATGCAAAGAGAAACATAAAGCTAACGAG GATACCAAGAGACATGATGCACAAAGTGCCCACAACACTACTCTTTAGCTTGGAAGGGATGCCAGGGCTGGAGTGGGAAAAGCTTCTTAATCTGCAGTCCCAAGATGGGTCTTTCTTGTTCTCTCCATCATCCACTGCCTTTGCACTCATGCAGACCAAAGACGATAACTGCctcacttatttaaaaaatgcgGTCCACAGGTTTAATGGTGGAG TACCCAACGTGTACCCGGTGGATTTGTTCGAACGCATGTGGGCTGCCGATCGTTTGCAGCGCCTTGGAATCTCGAGATATTTTCAGCCAGAGATTAAGCAATGCATTAATTATGTTTACAG ATATTGGACTGCTGAGGGGATTTGCTGGGCGAGAAATTCAAAGGTTTATGATGTTGATGATACGGCCATGGGATTCAGGCTACTAAGATTGCATGGCCATAAGGTTTCCGCTG ATGTGTTTCAACACTTTCGGAAAGGAGTCGACTTCTTCTGCTGTGCCAGACAGTCGACACAGGCCGTCACCGGAATGTTCAACCTGTACAGGGCTTCTCAGGTGGTCTTTCCGGGAGAGAAGATCCTTGAGGATGCAAAGCACTTCGCATTCAACTTCCTAAGAGAAAAACAAACTGCTAATGAACTCTTTGACAAATGGATCATAATGAAGGACTTGCCTagtgag GTAGGCTATGCCCTGGAAGTCCCCTGGTATGCAAGCTTACCTCGTGTGGAGACAAGATTCTACATAGAGCAATATGGTGGTGGCGATGATGTTTGGATTGGGAAGACCCTCTACag GATGCCCTATGTCAACAATAAAACGTATCTGGAGCTAGCAAAACTAGACTACAACAACTGCCAAGCCTCTCATCGGATGGAGTGGGAGAGCATTCAAAA GTGGTACTCAGACTGTAATCTTGGAGACTTTGGATTGAGCAAAAAAACCCTgctgtttgcttattttttgGCGGCAGCCAGTATTTTCGAACCGGAAAGATCCAATGAACGACTTGCATGGGTGAAAACGACGGCGTTGGTGGAGGCAATCACGTCGTACTTTGACGAGGACGAAATGAGGAGAGCCTTTCTACATGAATTCAAGAACAACGCTGATCCACGGGACTGCATAAACAGAAG AAGGTCAAATACGAACAAGGGTGGAGGGCTCGGACTGGTGGGGACCTTGCTTCAAACCCTAAACTATCTCTCATTTGAGGCTCTGGTTTCTCACGCTCAAGATATTAGCCACCCTTTACGACGATCG tgggaaAAGTGGTTGGTGAAGTGGCATAGGGAAGGCGATAGGCACAAAGGAGAGGCAGAGTTGGTAGCGCATATGATAAATCTCACCGCTGGCCGCTCGGCTAAGGAGGAGCTTTTGTCCCATCCTCAATATCTGCGACTGTCCGACCAAATCAACAGATTATACTATCAACTTTGTTTTTACCAAAACAACAAG GTATACAACAACCATGGCAGTCACTCTTCATGTGATGACAGCATCACAAACCCCGACATAGAATCCAACATGCAAGAACTTGTCCAGTTGGTGCTCCAGAACTCCTCAGATGACGATATTGATTCTGAAACCAAGCATACATTTCTTGCAATAGcaaaaagtttttattatgCAGCCTATTGTGATCAAGGGACTATCAACTTCCACATTGCCAAAGTACTATTTGAAAGAGTAGTTTGA